From Methanocella paludicola SANAE, a single genomic window includes:
- a CDS encoding serine protein kinase RIO, with product MDHDKKMKSIDKRIDEYHFKIKDSSDLKAESGVFDTPTLKTLYTLASKGIITAMGGVVSTGKEADVFHAIGENGKELAIKIYRINTSDFQKMQDYLIGDPRFSNVRGTKKDIVFAWTKKEQRNLERAAEVGVKVPEPMISERNILIMEFIGKDGVSAPRLKDVRLEEPQPIYDTVADYMRLLYQKAKLVHGDLSEYNILLYEERPVIIDMGQAVMLEHPMAREFLARDVKNIVRYFKKSGVKCSEEELSAHILKKD from the coding sequence ATGGACCACGATAAAAAAATGAAGAGCATCGATAAGCGTATCGATGAGTACCACTTTAAGATCAAGGACTCCAGCGACCTGAAAGCGGAGAGCGGAGTCTTCGACACGCCTACGCTGAAGACCCTGTACACGCTGGCCAGTAAAGGTATCATCACGGCTATGGGCGGCGTCGTATCGACGGGTAAGGAGGCCGACGTGTTCCATGCGATCGGTGAGAATGGCAAGGAGCTGGCAATTAAGATATACCGTATTAACACCAGCGATTTTCAAAAGATGCAGGATTATCTTATCGGTGACCCCCGCTTCTCCAACGTGCGCGGCACGAAAAAGGATATAGTGTTCGCCTGGACAAAAAAGGAGCAGAGGAACCTGGAGAGGGCCGCTGAGGTCGGCGTAAAAGTACCCGAGCCTATGATCTCCGAGAGAAACATCCTCATCATGGAATTCATAGGAAAGGACGGCGTATCGGCGCCCAGGCTCAAGGACGTACGGCTCGAAGAGCCGCAGCCGATATACGACACCGTCGCCGACTACATGCGCCTGCTATACCAGAAGGCGAAGCTGGTACACGGAGACTTAAGCGAATACAACATACTTCTATATGAGGAAAGACCGGTCATAATAGATATGGGACAGGCGGTAATGCTGGAACACCCCATGGCGCGAGAATTTTTGGCACGAGACGTGAAAAACATCGTCAGGTACTTTAAGAAATCGGGCGTAAAGTGCAGTGAAGAAGAGTTAAGCGCCCACATATTGAAAAAGGATTGA
- a CDS encoding KH domain-containing protein codes for MQEHIKVPQDRIGAIIGVEGNIKKIIEEKTGATVDVDSESGTVVIGTEADAFKALKAAEVIKAVARGFSPEKALKLLENEDLVLDVIDLSNLTDSPSDLKRLKGRIIGRNGKTREVIEQMSGARVSVYGKTISIIGDSEQLATVREALNMLIDGAPHGAVYGFLEKRRRELKRTQMDSIF; via the coding sequence ATGCAAGAGCACATCAAGGTCCCGCAGGACAGGATCGGCGCCATCATCGGCGTCGAGGGGAACATCAAAAAGATCATCGAGGAGAAGACAGGCGCGACGGTGGACGTCGACAGCGAGAGCGGGACCGTGGTCATCGGGACCGAGGCGGACGCCTTTAAGGCGCTGAAGGCCGCCGAGGTCATCAAGGCAGTAGCCCGCGGGTTCAGCCCCGAGAAAGCCCTCAAGCTTCTCGAGAACGAGGACCTGGTCCTGGACGTCATCGACCTGTCGAACCTGACCGATTCGCCGTCAGACCTTAAGCGGCTTAAGGGACGCATCATCGGGAGGAACGGCAAGACCCGCGAGGTCATCGAGCAGATGTCGGGCGCCCGGGTCTCCGTCTATGGTAAGACGATAAGCATCATCGGCGATTCGGAGCAGCTTGCCACGGTGCGCGAGGCTTTGAACATGCTCATCGACGGCGCGCCTCACGGAGCCGTATACGGGTTCCTGGAAAAGCGCAGGCGCGAGCTAAAAAGAACTCAGATGGATTCGATATTTTAG
- a CDS encoding proteasome assembly chaperone family protein — protein MNETTVVEYGEKALDRPVMVVGLPGIGLIGKLVAEHLIGELKAEKIMEIFSPQFPPQVNVNPDGTTKLVSNEVYAWNGDEKAADMLILVGDSQSVTNEGHYELAGIYLDIAEKFKARRIYTLGGYGTGKLIEVPHVLYATNKADIIDEVKSYGAIFNEGELSGGIIGASGLILGLGELRGIEAVCLMGETSGYLVDPKSAQAVLGVLSKAMNLTVDMKELEARAAEIEKIITKIKELEQQQQPGPKEFTAEDKYIV, from the coding sequence ATGAACGAGACAACCGTCGTCGAATACGGCGAAAAGGCCCTGGACCGGCCCGTAATGGTCGTCGGGCTGCCGGGCATCGGACTGATCGGTAAACTTGTAGCCGAACACCTTATCGGAGAGCTAAAGGCCGAGAAGATCATGGAGATCTTTTCACCCCAGTTTCCGCCTCAAGTTAACGTGAACCCTGACGGGACCACGAAGCTGGTCAGCAACGAGGTCTATGCCTGGAACGGCGACGAGAAGGCCGCCGACATGCTCATCCTGGTCGGCGATTCCCAGAGCGTGACCAACGAGGGCCACTATGAGCTCGCGGGGATATACCTCGACATCGCGGAAAAGTTCAAGGCGCGCCGCATTTACACTTTAGGCGGATACGGCACCGGGAAGCTTATCGAAGTCCCGCACGTCCTCTACGCGACGAATAAGGCCGACATCATCGACGAGGTCAAGTCCTACGGCGCCATATTCAACGAGGGCGAGCTGTCCGGCGGCATCATCGGCGCCTCCGGCCTGATACTCGGATTGGGCGAGCTCCGGGGCATCGAAGCGGTCTGTCTTATGGGCGAGACATCCGGATACCTCGTGGACCCCAAGAGCGCCCAGGCAGTCCTCGGCGTTCTATCAAAAGCGATGAACCTGACGGTCGACATGAAAGAGCTCGAGGCCAGGGCGGCGGAGATCGAGAAGATCATCACTAAGATCAAAGAGCTGGAGCAGCAGCAACAGCCCGGCCCCAAGGAATTTACGGCGGAAGACAAGTACATCGTCTGA
- a CDS encoding RNA-protein complex protein Nop10: protein MKTKMKKCAQCGTYTFNSACPKCGGKTINPVPARYSPLDAYGKYRRLAKK, encoded by the coding sequence ATGAAGACCAAGATGAAGAAGTGTGCGCAGTGCGGCACATATACGTTTAATAGTGCATGCCCGAAATGCGGAGGGAAGACTATAAATCCCGTCCCGGCGAGATATTCTCCTTTGGACGCCTACGGCAAGTACCGGCGCCTCGCAAAGAAGTGA
- a CDS encoding translation initiation factor IF-2 subunit alpha: MTKGWPNVGELVVCTVTKVVDFGAFVALDEYDNKEGLIHISEVASGWVKYIRDHVREGQKIVCKVLDVNPKRGHIDLSFKDVNEHQRRETIQLWKNDQKASKWLQFVADDTKIPPAELETMKDTIRDEFGNLYAIFEDAVKGDMRTINKLGFPQNVVDAILKVAHDNVKVPSVDISGYVDLICPVSNGIDIIKKALKAANAGDAGEGIVVEISYVGAPRYRIRVVAPDYKKAENILKNTAIQAIEQVKKHGGEGEFHRHMEEAKSFQ, encoded by the coding sequence ATGACTAAAGGATGGCCCAACGTAGGGGAACTCGTAGTCTGTACCGTAACGAAGGTCGTGGACTTCGGCGCGTTCGTCGCGCTCGACGAATACGATAACAAGGAAGGGCTGATTCACATTTCCGAGGTCGCCTCGGGGTGGGTCAAGTATATCCGCGACCACGTTCGTGAAGGGCAGAAGATCGTCTGTAAGGTACTGGACGTGAACCCCAAGAGGGGCCATATCGACCTTTCTTTCAAGGACGTTAACGAACATCAGCGCAGGGAAACGATCCAGCTCTGGAAGAACGACCAGAAGGCCTCCAAGTGGCTCCAGTTCGTCGCCGACGACACGAAGATCCCGCCTGCCGAGCTGGAGACGATGAAGGATACGATCCGGGACGAGTTCGGTAACCTTTACGCTATCTTCGAGGACGCGGTCAAGGGCGACATGCGGACCATCAATAAGCTTGGCTTCCCGCAGAATGTCGTGGACGCTATCCTCAAGGTCGCGCACGATAACGTCAAGGTCCCATCCGTGGATATTTCCGGATACGTAGACCTTATTTGCCCCGTATCCAACGGCATAGACATCATTAAGAAGGCGCTGAAGGCGGCGAACGCCGGCGATGCCGGGGAAGGCATCGTCGTCGAGATCTCGTACGTAGGCGCCCCGCGTTACCGCATAAGGGTCGTGGCTCCCGACTACAAGAAGGCCGAGAACATCCTCAAGAATACCGCCATACAGGCCATCGAGCAGGTCAAGAAGCACGGCGGCGAAGGCGAGTTCCACCGGCACATGGAAGAGGCAAAGTCCTTCCAGTGA